Within the Solenopsis invicta isolate M01_SB chromosome 11, UNIL_Sinv_3.0, whole genome shotgun sequence genome, the region CTCCTTGTGTTtcaatttttggatttaaaatattatcgcTATCCGAAAGAGATTCACTATCATCTTCCgtctcttttatttcaaaaaattccatatttttttctgaacATAATCCTTCGGGAGAATCTGGCAGTATCATATGTTTGTGTACAGAGGATTGTAACTTTTTAACCATGTTAAAGCACCgaatacttttttaacatttaccaTTTCTTCCCAAATAACTTTGGATTTTGTCGGAATACCTCtgatgaaaatgtatatttctgaatttttatttatcggaTCAGTTTTCAAACATATTTTGTCATTGTTTTTTGTAAAGGTAATGGTAAATGGAACGTTCTACCTTTTACTTTCTGTACCATTTGTCGTAaaggcaaattttttttcataacagtTCCCATTTTAACAACAGTTTAAAATGCTTTAGCTCTCTGTACAAGCATTTCTTCAAATGTGTTAAGAGAGGATATTACTTTGGGAACATCTTGCAcatatagattatttaaaatacaatacgcAGGCATCAAAGCCCCCCTACGCGCACAGACGTGGAAGGACAAACTGACGTCGAGGTCCAGACGGACCTCGACGCAGAAGTCATGGACGCTTTGACGAGGAAAACTCCCCATCAGCCGTACCCGACGTTTGAAGACACGGATACGGCGACAGAGGGACCCCCCGTCGAAGCGCTCCAACCCAGAGGAGCCCAAACCATCCGGCGCAGAGAAATGCCGGTGGTAATATCCACGGAGACGCTGAAGGAGCCATACATCCGTCCGCCGCTGAAGGGGGTGAGGAAGCAGCTCAACCCCCTATCAAACGCGGCGGACGTGAGGGTGGCTACCGCCTCCCACTCCCCTTCCTTCCCACCCTCCCCCAGCCCTCACGTTCATTAGAGAGGGCGGGACGAACAGGGGAGAAGGAGAAAAGAAGGGGAAAGGCGATAACGGAGGACGGCCTTAGGGAGGTCTTAAAcagagtcctcccggccgttCTCAAGGAAATGGGGCTTCTCCCGACCAATAAGGCCGTGAAGAGGCCCAAGACAGCCCCGTCTGGGGGCAAGATTGTCACCGCCGACGACCAGCAATTTCACTTTGTTCCCGATTAAATTACAGATGCTAAAGGGCGATTCATCCAGCGTAAACCCCGACAAAAATATGTCTGATGCGAAAATTGAAACGATCATGGAggaaataaaaagcaaaaacaACACCGAACAACCAACCAGGGCGGATACGCCAACGCCAAGAACGAGAGAAAAAGACAGCGACGCAGAACCCTCAACGCCGCAGAGGGCCGTCACGCCAAGATACGTGACAACGCAGCAGAAGAGAGGCGAACACGAGGCAGACCAGCAACCTGTCATCCAAACGCACGTCAGCAATGACAAATAAGATAAGAAACCGGCGATACAAAACTAGAATAATtactttactttattttactttacattTCGTGTAGATAATCATTCTTTAaatcacatattttattttcgttaccttattttcttatattttacattttatgttttattttattttatttcgatgataattattattcgattttattataaatcaatttaacaTTACTTTGCATACAAATCAGAACGACCGATACGCAATAtgctttgaatatttattttctcttataatACATGCAAAgttacatttattgaaataatttcgattattaaaaataagaggCGCAAACGCGATCAGCGAAACGCGCACGGGCGATCTCGCGATGGCCGACCAACAATGCTATTCAtttcatttcaaataatttatttcgttaAATTACGGAAATTACCGTGACGTAATAATAACGGTCGTGCATCGGGGATCGCATACGCGAACCGCGAGCCGCAATCCCGGGGGAAAAAGCCACCGCGGCACCGGGCGTGACTCGCGTGACGCGACCATGATTGGCCGAACGAAAAGAAACTCGAAGGAGTGGGGGAAAACGGTCCCGCAACTTCGAGGTGGAAGCTTCGAGCTTCAGTGGGTTTCGAGGAGCGAGCCAGAGCGGATTGCTAGAGAGATATATCATCCCGCGAGGATGACGAGTTTCGTTTAACAACCGCGAACGGtcgagaaataaaatatctcgtatcAACCCGGAATAAAAAAATCGCGCTGTGAACGAAATTAACCGTTTCGCTAGTAACGCGAATCGAAAACTGTATAAACCATTTTACGACTTTGTTTTAGTAATCTTCGCCCACGGTGCCCAAGGGCGATCGACCGTGCCGGCATTTCCTTTGAAAGTAATACGCGTTTGAAACTCGCGTACATAAAAGCGCCGTGCGAGCGCGAGTGATGTGTGACGACGCATCCCGTTAGATTAAGTGCGTGAACGCGTGAATGACTGTGTGAACGACCGTGTAAAATACAATTGTAAGAACGATACTGCGAACGCGGCAGTCCGCATGTAGTTTAACGCAATAAACTGTGTGACTTGTTTCGAACATTGAGTTTCATCTTTCACTTGAGCGACCAACACTTTTCCCACCCCACGTACAAGCACGTATTAGTGAGAGCGACGATCCCGCAAACAACCAACAGTTGCGAGGGCGTAAATCACCGAGCATCGGCTGTACCGAGGCTTCGAGCAACCGAGGGACTTGGACCCGAAATTCAGACGGACGACCGGATACACCGCCGCAGGGAACCAGAACGACACCACGATCGAGGGCGTATACAGCGAGGTAGGTGACGTGACTACCGTCGACCCAGCCGGTGATCACCTTTCATGTTTTCGGGTAAGCAAAACAAGTGGCGACCGTCGAGAATAAAcgaccaacaaaactttgctttttgaaaattttaaatgttaattccGGTTACCCGAGGCTGAAACAACACTAACATGTCGAGTCCGGTTACAAGATTGCCACCCAGACTCGGGCTGTCGCTCAAAATGGAGCGGGTAAAGCACCCAATTTGGCTGCTAAACCCGCTCCCGTGAAGGAGACCACTTCCCCCTCCATATTGCagttatggacggaggtggtctcgaaaaagacgaaaaaaaagCCAAGGCTGTCGAGGAGGCGGCGAAGACGTCTCCGCCGGCGAAGAGGCCGATAAGGGTCCTCCCTGTCCCATCCCCACCAACAACCTTCTTCTtcatcgaagaagaagaagaaatgggGCGGGCGTGGAGGCGCCCAGGGAGACCCGGGGGGTCACCCCGAGTAATAAAAATGATGCCCAAGGGCCGGCCAAGACAGCCACCAAAATTAGGCCGCCGACAACGGCGGCCGTCACGGTAACATGTGCCGACCCAACAGcctacgcgcaggtcctcaagaccgcgagggagagaGTCAATCTCTCCaccctcgggattgaggacctgcgctCCCGCAGGGCCATAACAGGTGCCCTGATACTGGATGTCAGGGGCGCAGACAATGGCACCAAAGacgacgccctggccgaaggTATCAGGGAGGCCTTAAGCGGACAGGACGACGTCAAggtagctcgaccgtgcaagatGGTCGAGCTACGCTCGACcggcctggacgactcggtcacctccagtgaggtggccgaggtcctgggagccatcggaggatgctccccccacgatcTCAAAGTGGGGGAGATCCGAATGGCTTCCAACGGGCTGGGCACCTGCTGGGTGCGCTGCCCCGCGAAGGCGGGCAAGGTAGTCTTGGCGGCCCCCCGAATaagggtgggctggtcgagctgccgagtggCACTGCTCCCTTCGCGGGGATTACAGTGCCATAGGTGCCTGGCCACGGGCTACGTCcaggccaaatgcagcagccggatcgacagatccggctgctgctacagatGCGGAGGCATTGGCCATTTGGCCAATGCCTGTAAGGAAAAGGCGGGCTGCACGGTCTGCAAAGATGCAGACAAGCCCGCCGAACATAGGATCGGCGCAAAGGGGTGCCTGGCTAATAAGCCCCAGCAGGCATCCCCGAGCGCCGGGGGCCGCCGCGAGGCGGGGTCGACAGCAACGCCGACCCCGTCCCAGGCTGCGCCCTGCAACCGCGGGAAAATTATCCCGTGGTTGCACTACGGAGACTCCCATGACAGGACGCGGCGTGTGTAATTAGTTGCAAGAACATTCGTGAATACGATAGTGAAATCGTTAACaagtaattaataacaaaagagATTTTCCGCGAAGATAGGAGAtcgttcattaaaattaaattgttattttacgaGCTATTGTGGACAGCACAAAAAAGTGACGCCGTATCCACAAAATAGACTCACCCAAGATAATGGACTATTCCATGCAGTTGTGGAGAGCATAATAGACTCGACCACGTATAATAGACTCACCCAAGCATTGTGGACAATCCGATGCATTGTcgataaacttaattaaatttaaatttaagatactttaacaatgaaaattgataattattcagTAATCAACGATTCCAAATGCACAATAACGTTATGTTAAACTaacttttcatatattatacgcGTAGATTACGTTCGAGGTACAGTCGTGTTTAAAAGTGTCAGAATTTCGTAAAatcttttagattaaataaaattacgataaagtGACTCGACGATTTCATCCTTGTTAAATGACGTAATCGCCAGTTGTGGATCAACGCGCGGGAAAACTTATATTCATTGCACGATAAAGTGTAAATTCAATTCGGTTATTCTGAAACGCATAAAATTtgcgtcaatttaataaaaataatacgtaacgTTATAAACAAATACGAGTTGTGCTTTAATaccatttaaacaattattccaAGCGTACAAGTATCACGAGTGACAGATTGAGGTTATGTTACCCAGTTGTGGACAACACATAGTGATCACGCGCAAACACATTAATTGTGGTAAATAATTAAGCGAAATAAATACAActcgaatattttacaaatatacaagtgaaaaataaaatacacagtGAAATTTTAAGTAGCTTGTAATTAAAACGAACCTATGTCCAATTTTGTTCAGGCAATATAAGAATCACATGTGACAGATTGAGGTTAGGTTACCCAGTTGTGGACAACACAGTGATCATACGCATACACATTAGTTGTggcaaattaaatgaaaattaaccaaaataaatacaacttgAGTATTTTACGGGTatacaagtaaaaattaaaatacacagtGAAATTTTAAGTAGCTTAAGGTTAAAACGAACCTATGCCCAATTTTGGTCAAGTAATACGAGAATCACATGTGACAGAttgaggttaggttaggttaggttaggttacccAGTGGAAGGCATTTGTCTCCAAACCGAAGAcaaatgccttgcccaaggcgtctccgggcgcggcgggcacgggaaggagaggggctggtaatccctgtgtctggggacggtgtcgttctcacggctcgcgtcctggcacggggagagccagtccctccgggaaggacgggccggcgggttttggcgctgccaatcccgccgggctgggccgttccgggccgcctggacgtattccagggcagggtcggagcggcgggggtgtcccggcgcgtgcatcgtgggaaactctccccgatgcatcgggtcggggcggccctcgggccgctcggacttttccgaggcagggccgagggcgcgtgcggacagcggcgaggagtctctgtgaagggacttgtcccggaacggaactCCCCGCCGCCAccaatcggacgagacgggccgctgggaccccggttcaccggacccagcgggctgggccgtctccgggccgcccggattTATTCCGggtcagggtcggagcggtggaggacggtccagcgcgttcctcgtgggaaaccctccccgaggttgcgggctggactggctccggggccgctcggaagtattccgaggcggggcccggggcggtgttggctggcccggcattccgcgacggcgtcccttccgaagcgggtgccgggccggagtcttgtccccccaggggagttgtcacccccctgggtggacgtgctggtcgccacggcggctagggtgcggaaggggcgtcgcttccgttgcccgacccgtccgtggggccccccgggtggcgccacccgtgacggtgcccccgctgtcggaggcgggggacccctgaaagcccatacggggcgagcccttgatggctcctccgtatgggtgtgtagggggctggaggctcgtgccctggatgtcacatccccagggcctgcgccataagccgacccccccggagtaccgggggcacccgtaccggtcatgtttcggcggggtgggagatacgccggtcggtccagccgtcacggggagtgggatcaaacaaaaatgaatcaTGAAATTAAAAACGAGGCAGGAAAAAGCGGTACGCCCAAGGGCGCCCGCTTGTGTGCTGGATCGGGAGGGACGAGATCTTCGTCCTCTCCTGACCTATTGAAAGGAGACATCTCTCCCGCAGAAGGGAGAGATGCCACTAAACACGCGAGGGGACCCTCTATGGGGACTGGAGGGCTGGAGCTTTTCAGCCCGTCCAGTTCCCCGGGGAACCCCCCCACCCACAAAAAGGAGGAGACCAGGAAGCTCCAAGTTACACTGGAGGACTTCCTCCCCAAGGGGGAGAAGGCACGCCTCACTGGCTCgaggccgggcccggcctgcAGTAAGGGCGCTAAACCCGATAACTGCCGGCCGGATGAAACCCGCCTCGAGCCGAGAAGTACTCCCGGGCCAAGCCAGGGAAACAGGGAAAGACCCTCCCTGCCGCCCTCACCGACACCTGCCGGGGCGCCCATCCATATGGATGTGGACTCCGATGTAGAGTCGGTGGGACGGGGAACTAAGAGGGCACATAAGAAGACGGTTCCCGCATATTACATCTCTTCGTCGACCGAGTCGGATGAAGGTCCGACGAAGAGAGGACGCGGGAGACCCGCCAAAGACCCCTCCCATAAGGGGCAATTTACGGCCCAGGCCCTGGCACAGAAGGCGGAAGCCGAAAAGGCCAAACAATTAAAGAAAGACCACAGGGCAATCACAAACCCTGAGGTCAAGCCCACCTCTGGGCGAGCCACGAGGGCGCAAAATGAAGCCCTCGAGCGCGCAGAGGAACTGGAGGCACAGCCCCTGGCTGCGGTGGCGGCTGTCATGTCCAATAGTTTGGGCATGATAGCCAAGTCCGTGGAGCGGTCCGGCAACATCCAAGGTCCCATCAAGAGGGACCTATGGACCGCTTACACGGAACTGACGGCTGGCCTGACCGCCATCGTGGCCAGGCAAGGGGAGAGTAATGAAGCGCGACTCCAACGGGAGGAAAGTGCGGCCCTAAAGAAAGCCAGGGCCAAATGGGCCAAGGAAAAGGCTAAGCTGAAGGCAGAGCTCGGCCAACTGAGAGTCCGCGTCGAGCGCCTCCAGTGCCCTTCCATGGCCCAAGGTGGTGAATACACCGACGCCGAGGTCCAGACGGACCTCGACGAAGAGGTCCTGGGGGCCCTGGTGGGATCGCCCTCCCACGTGCCAGATCCAAATGAGGATTTGGACACGGGAGCAGAGGAGCTTCCCGCCCCGGAACCCCCTGAGCTGGTGGGCGGCGCGACCATGCGACCCAAAAAAGGGCCGATGGTCGTGTCCGTGGAGAAGTTAAAAGAGCCCCTGGTCATATCAGCCAGGGACTTCAAAAAGCCCTATTACCGTCCGCCGCTGCAGGGGGTCAGCAAACAGCTGAACCCCCTGTCGAAAGCGGCGGACCGGGTAGCGGCTCCCGCCTCCCGCACCTCCTTCccctcccttccccctcccACCAGTTCTCTGGAGACGTCGGGATGGACCAGGGTGGAGGATGGCaggagaaaagagaagaagagggcgaaagccctgaccGAGGACAGCCTCAAGGAGGCTCATTCCAGAGttctcccggccgtcctcgctgAGATGGGGCTCCTTCCCGCCCCTAGGGTGCCAGAGAGGCCCAGGGCGCCCCCGACTGCGGGCAAGACTGCCAGGCAGTCCGGGGCTGCCCCCCAGAAGGGAGCGGGCAACGCGGTCGCAACGACCGCGAAGCCCGCCCCGACGCAGAAGACGACCACCCCGTCCATACTGGagttatggacggaggtggtctccaaaaaGTCGAGACGAAAGGCCGCTAGAGCCGTCGAGGAGGCGGCAAAGACGGCCCCCACGGTGAAGAGGCCGACAAGGGTCCTTCCGGTCCCGCCCCAAAAAACCCCCTCCCAACAatcttcttcgaagaagaagaagaagaaaaggggcgGGCGTGGAGAGGGCCAAGGGGGTCCCGGGGGGCCACCCCCACCGAGCGGTGTCAGCTCCCAGGGCCCGGCTAGGGTGACCAGAATCAAGCCGCCGACTACAGCGGCAGTCACGGTCACCTGTGCCGACCCGGGAGCATatgcgcaggtcctcaagaccgcgagggagagagttgatctctcctccctcggaatagaggacctgcgcccccgcAGAGCGGTCACGGGAGCCCTGATTCTCGAGGTTAGGGGCGTCGATAATGGTACAAAAGCCGATGCCCTGGCCGAGGGGATCAGAGCTGCCCTGACGGGACGGGACGACGTCAAGGTAGCTCGACCatgcaagacggtcgagctacgcttGACCGGCCTGGACGATTCGGTCACCTCCAGCGAGGTGGCCGAGGTCCTGGGAGCCATGGGAGGATGCTCTCCCCACGATTTGAAAGTGGGGGATATCCGTATGGCTCCCAATGGGCTGGGCACCTGCTGGGTG harbors:
- the LOC113003962 gene encoding serine/arginine repetitive matrix protein 1-like, which encodes MGTGGLELFSPSSSPGNPPTHKKEETRKLQVTLEDFLPKGEKARLTGSRPGPACSKGAKPDNCRPDETRLEPRSTPGPSQGNRERPSLPPSPTPAGAPIHMDVDSDVESVGRGTKRAHKKTVPAYYISSSTESDEGPTKRGRGRPAKDPSHKGQFTAQALAQKAEAEKAKQLKKDHRAITNPEVKPTSGRATRAQNEALERAEELEAQPLAAVAAVMSNSLGMIAKSVERSGNIQGPIKRDLWTAYTELTAGLTAIVARQGESNEARLQREESAALKKARAKWAKEKAKLKAELGQLRVRVERLQCPSMAQGGEYTDAEVQTDLDEEVLGALVGSPSHVPDPNEDLDTGAEELPAPEPPELVGGATMRPKKGPMVVSVEKLKEPLVISARDFKKPYYRPPLQGVSKQLNPLSKAADRVAAPASRTSFPSLPPPTSSLETSGWTRVEDGRRKEKKRAKALTEDSLKEAHSRVLPAVLAEMGLLPAPRVPERPRAPPTAGKTARQSGAAPQKGAGNAVATTAKPAPTQKTTTPSILELWTEVVSKKSRRKAARAVEEAAKTAPTVKRPTRVLPVPPQKTPSQQSSSKKKKKKRGGRGEGQGGPGGPPPPSGVSSQGPARVTRIKPPTTAAVTVTCADPGAYAAVTGALILEVRGVDNGTKADALAEGIRAALTGRDDVKVARPCKTVELRLTGLDDSVTSSEVAEVLGAMGGCSPHDLKVGDIRMAPNGLGTCWVRCPAKAGKAVLAAPRVRVGWSSCRVALLPSRGLQCHRCGGIGHLANACKEKAGCPVCKDAGKPAEHRIGAKGCLANKPQKAPPSAGGRSEAGSTATPTLPQIAAPPEIEAPLPQRERRVREEEAATDCVEMQEVEETREQANDAP